Below is a window of Longimicrobiaceae bacterium DNA.
GGCGGCCCGCTCGTGATCCTTCCCCATCTCCAGATGGCGGACGATGTTCTCGCGCACCACGATGGCGTCGTCGATCAGGATGCCGATGGCGAGCGACAGGCCCAGCAGCGACATGGAGTTGAGCGTGAAGCCCGCGATCCACACCGCCACGAAGCTGGCCAGCACCGACACCGGCAGCGCCAGGCCGGTGATGATGGTGGACCGCCACGAGTTCAGGAAGAGGAAGACCACCAGCACGGTGAGCAGCGCGCCCTCGATCAGCGCCTCCTCCACCCCGCGCACGCTGGACGTGACGCGCGTGCCTGCGTTCTGGATCACCGTGAGCGTGACGCCCGCCGGCAGCGTCTTCCTGATGACGTCGATCTTCCCGATGACCTGGGTGGCGACCGCCGTGGTGCTGTAGCCCTTGGACTTGACGATGTCGATGCCCACCGCCTCGCGCCCGTTGTACTCGGCCAGCGTGCGCTGCTCGGCGTACCCGTCGAACACGTCCGCCACGTCGCCCAGGCGAACCGCGACGCCGCCCCGCTCCTTGACCACGAGCTGCTGGAACTCCTCCGGCGTCTCCAGGCGCCCGGCGAGGCGGATCGTCCGCTCCTGCAACGCGCCCTGGAGGTTGCCGACCGGCGCGGCGAGGTTCTGCGCGCCCAGGGCGCCCACGACCTCGGCCACGCTGGTCTGGCTGGCCTGGAGCGCGTCGGGACGGAGCTGCACCGTCATCTCCCGCTCGCGCCCGCCGGACACCTGCACGTTCGCCACGCCCGCGATCGACCGCATCTCGCGCGTGATGCCGGGGTCGGCCAGCTGCCGCAGCTGGCCCGGCGTGAGGGTGGACGAGACCAGGGCGAGGGAGACGATGGGCAGCGAGTTGGGGTCGAAGCGCTGGAGGATCGGCTCCTTCATCTCCGTGGGCAGGTTCTGCCGGATCAGGGAGATGGCGTCGCGGATGTCCTGCGTCTGCTCCTGCTGCGGCTTGCCGAACTG
It encodes the following:
- a CDS encoding efflux RND transporter permease subunit, whose protein sequence is MFISDFAIKKPLITVVTMLSLVVFGLFALWKLQTDEFPDIAAPIVVVQIPYPGASPNQVETEILNPVEEGIQGIAGVDQINGQAFDGFAQIVVQYQFGKPQQEQTQDIRDAISLIRQNLPTEMKEPILQRFDPNSLPIVSLALVSSTLTPGQLRQLADPGITREMRSIAGVANVQVSGGREREMTVQLRPDALQASQTSVAEVVGALGAQNLAAPVGNLQGALQERTIRLAGRLETPEEFQQLVVKERGGVAVRLGDVADVFDGYAEQRTLAEYNGREAVGIDIVKSKGYSTTAVATQVIGKIDVIRKTLPAGVTLTVIQNAGTRVTSSVRGVEEALIEGALLTVLVVFLFLNSWRSTIITGLALPVSVLASFVAVWIAGFTLNSMSLLGLSLAIGILIDDAIVVRENIVRHLEMGKDHERAA